The segment ATGGTTCTATAGCTCATGTTAACCAGATTGGTGAGGTTATCATCAATTCTCTTCATCTTGGCTTCAAGAACCCCCATCCTACCTCCATAGTCTATCTTCAAGAGAGCAACATCTTTAACCACGTTTTCTAGGATAGAGAGCATTTTGTTTTTTTTCCTCATTAAAGATCACATTATCAACATGAGCCTGAGAGGTAGGTCGACCATCACCCTGATCCAAAGCCCACTTTTCTTTTGTTGGAGCACATATTGACATTAATGTGATTCATTTACAAAAACAACCATTTGGAAATCCTAAACTAGTACACTGTGACATCCCTAGAAATACCCAGAAGATAGGGGGGATTTTCAAGGTCACTCCCAAGGAAAGGGGAGTCCTTTTGTAAATTCATAGGAAAGGGAGGATGATTAATTATCTCCTCATCAGCACAATTATACAATGGAGGGGAATGAGTCGCTCCAATGCACCCTTCCCCTTCACCCATCAAATTCTCCCCTTCACCCATAAAATTTTCCCCTTTCAAATTATGGTTATCACCAGCCTCCTCAGCATCTGACTCTTCATAATCATGCACAACCTTCTTCCTTTTAACAAATATTTCTTTAACATACCTAAGAAGGGGATTCTCTTTTTTCTGCTCCTCCAAGACATACTTCATGTTATGTTCTAAGGAAGTACCACGTTCTATTTCCTGATCCCCATCCTCTAAGTCATCATTCCCCTCCCATGTATCTATCTCCATATCCTCCTTAGACTCCATGTTCATAGAGTGCGAAGGGGGAGAACCTAGATTTTTGATAAGCTAATTTGACTATTGAAGTTGTCATTTATGTTTACTCACACACATGACTTTTTTTTCTTAGAAAATAGAGGATCTCTCTTCTTTCATtgtttcttcttttattttctttatttgataTGAGGTGTAATATTTGGTTTCCCCttgttaattatttttatttgtcaattttttgtcaTCTTGGAATAACAATAATGAAATATATAAAAATCTAACCTTTCTTATAAATAGGCGTTGTATTGGGTTTAATATATCACTCTTCTATGACTTTTGAAGTATATCATCTTGAAATTAtagtaaattttttttgaaaaatattacaCATAGCATGGGATATAATCTAACCCCAAACTACCATTACATCTACATTAATGATAGTTTTCATGCATATATGCTtgtgtgatggtgaaaaatgggatcgggtagtttaggacctaaccccactttcctttacacattggaatacaaaagagcctaaggagatgatttaCTTTGACTAATTcttgcaagagagagagagagagagatagagtcaAGGAATCTCTTTAGAGTTTATATTCATTTGCTTCTTATGAAGAGGAGATATGCAAAATGTAGTGATATGATTAACTAAGCTAGAGAGATGACCTAAAGTATTGAGATGaacaaaaatatagaaaaatgCAAAACTGAAACTAAGACACAAAGTATAGGAATGCAATCAAATTTAGATGTACACATGtcaccaaaaattgagccaaaatgagCCAAACCAAGGtgttgggcgccttggtccctgataCCTAACTAAGCTAAACTTCTATAAActaaaaaatgagactttgtattgCTAAACTAACACTGAAAACCTGAGAAATCAAAGGACTAGAGaattgggcaccttggtcctataAGACAAAGAGTTTCTTATGGATAGATAGTTCTGCACCTATGTGTTTTATCCTTCCCAAATATCGTGCATCCATTGGATCTTTGTACTTGCGCGTGCAACTTGGAAAAtagtgtttgggtggctatatagggttttgccttagtcaaaccccttgttttggtgttttccACCTCTGAAAATAGCAAATGTAAAGTTGAAAAGTGTGTTCAAGAATCTTATGTGTGTATAAGATCCTAAATGTGCTAACATGGAAGAATTAGAGTTCTATCCTATGTTATGAGcataaaaccctaaatgaatgtaaatgagaattcttcaaatcacaaatgcaacaaTGGATCTAAAACAATAATTTAGATCTGAAAATAAGTGTTATGAAACTcatataaagatatgaaaataacatgaaaccataccaaaccctcaGGAAGAGGTACACACCAATCGACAATTGGTTATctactattattcttcaatatcttcaaagcttcaattgatgatgaaaatggttgatgaagacttgataatgCTTTATTTTCTGATTGAagacttcataagaggctccttcaattgatTGTAGATGGATCCtacaaatgaggaaaggaaatgttatATGTataaaaccctaactttgtttctGATCATAGGCCAACCTAAAAATGATATAATTTCACACCAagttggatttaaacattataataccgccaaaacatgatcccaaaatttagGGAGAAAAAGTTGTGACCATGGTGAATCACCATGGCCTGATcaacatttttccaaatttttagggatgtgagGTATCATGATTATAAATTCAACCCTAGGTGGATGAGatgattcaaggtgtttagatatgaaaAATTGAGCATTGAAagttgaattaataaaataaaaaagggacaCACTTAaaattaagggcccaattttatgatgtgtagagggatgaaaggggactttatatttaattaaatggattgaTTAAATTCTTAAAGAGAATTTAAAATGCAACATGCAACACATGAAGGCatgtgctaacctaagcgtggaattgtaccacccaattaagggtgtacaatttatgatgctacaacttgCATTTCAGTTTTGTTTTTGGTTATTTTCACCACTTTAGTTTCATGTCACTTCACATTCTTGACCTTTAACAAATTCCATTCTTTCTTTCCTCATGAATAAATTTATTCTCTTGTCACGGTGAGAAGGGACTATTGGTTGAGGGTGGGTTGTTAGAATATTTTCTATATATAATGCTTGTCCTTGGCATGTTCATTATGTATTTCTCATCACACCTTTCTACTAGCTAGGTAGATATTTTCCTTCCCTAGTTCGTAAATTTGATATTTCAATTTTCCCATGTTTTATTATTTGTGCTAGGGAATACTTGAATTTAGGTCATTTGGTTCATTGCTTGTTTTATTTTGAtcctttaaatatatttattttataattattatatattttttttaatgcatGCCCTAGTTGTACTTTTATTTACTTATGTTTCAAATCTAAATTTTGTTCTTTTTGGCATTTTAGGAATTTTACTCTTGGTCAGGTTAGGATCTCACAATTTGTTCATTCAATGTTagaattttattgtttttcttgtCGCCTTTCTTGTGGGATGTCTTCTTTAGGAATCTCAACTTCAACTTCACATACTTTGAATGTTTcaaatttattttagattttttaattggGCCATTTATTTAGttgaaatattttggtagtagCTAAGATGTATCCTTGATCCCCAACTTGTAACATTTTACTTTACATATTGTTGGTTATATTTAGATACTTCTATTTAAATAACTTTTAGTATAGGTTTGATGTTATTCCCAACCTCCAATCCCCAATATCTTATATATTGTGTTATCTTTTTAAATCACATATTCAAACGTAGTATTATTTGACTATATTTTTTGTATAGACTAGGTAGTAACCCCAACTTCTTACATATTTAGTTTGGCCATATTTTGGGGGTGAAACAtgtgaaaatatttttattttcctagttttgATAAAGGTTAGGGAGTACATTTGACTATCACTATCTAATATATAAGTTTTATACTCCTTTCTTTATATGACTAGTTCAATTATACTCCTTTAAAGTTCCCTTTAGTTTTGAGTTATTATATATTATTGACTATCAAACTGCAATGTTTTAAACTATTTTGACTCAATTTCTCAATCAATTTTTTCTATATTGTTCTTACATTATTGCATGTAAGGATAGGTATCTTTGATCTCTTATTCTCAACCCTCTTACATTAAATAGAAGAATATaatagataaaaatatttattttttaaatatgttgGGCCTTATGGATCCAAAATACCATATGCATGATCATGATAAAGTATTGAATCCTAACTCCctaattttttttaacttaaacTCATGCTTAGTTGATTGTAGGAAAACTagaaaaatttcaatttcatcttAAAATGTTTCCTATTTGTTAATATATTTTAATCAAATTCCTTACACATATGATTGGTATATTTACAAATTGATTGCTCATTCAGAAATTGATTGCAATAGAACTATATGTAACaacttttatatttaattggtgAAAAAGATGCAAGGAGTACAACCATGAAGATGAATGAAGCACAAGACCTTCTTCTATAATGTTCTCTCCATGGGATTATGTTAGAGACATTCACCTTAGACATGTGAATTTCTAGGAGCTCTAAAAAAGGGTGAACCTAGAAAGAGACAAAAGATTTGAGGTCCAGTACATAGCTTGGTTAGAATTAGTATTAGTGTCCCTTAAGTCTCCCAAGCTAGTATTGGTCAATCatcaaatttattataaaaaatggaGGAAGGTACTTGGACTCATAGGTAATTAAACTCACAAGCTAGACCATACAAGAAATCAACTTCAAATTGATCGCTAGATTATTAGGACTTCCCATAAATGTCATATGCGATGAAATTATCATGAATGAGAAATTAAATTTTTAGAAAACGCAAACAATATTAGTGAAAAACTTCATTAAAGAAAACCCATCTAAGGATTCCATCATTCTTTTGAGAATGGTTTTTGGGTTACCCCAATGTTATGGTGTTTTATCCATCGACATGCTTCTTCATGCTCTCCAGTGTGGACTTGAAATGAATTGATTTTTTAATCACTCATTAGTAATGCAATGTACGAGGAATTAGTATTTTTGTGTCGATTTCATCTACATTATTTGCTTTCTATGGAAGTTTTTTAGGCTTGACGGAGATAAGAAGATTCTATATAGTTCTAGCCATTTAAGTATGTGAACACTAATACCAATTAGAGATAAAAGAGAGCTAGAGTCATTATAATCACCTTTTCAGACAGCCTAATGTTTAAATTATCAGACAGCGTAAGGTGCAGCTTCATCGAGATAATTCGGTTTCCATGCATATATTACCTTAATGCATTTAACAGATCCTCTTTAAAGAATTTCTGTGTGAATGTGATGTAATAACCGGCTTTTAACTAAGCTTTAAGAAATTGCTGCATATAACCATCGAAAAGACGGTATAAACATCATAAATAGCTGTATGCTTTTTGTTCAAAGTGTGAGATAAAAGACACGATGCTAGTAGCTAAGCCTTACATGTTGTATCATCGACTCAAGAAATAAATACACAAACATAATCTTAAATacaaactttacaaacaacttatTTGGTCTCTATTCAAAAGCATTGGCGGAAGAGATTCTGCTGCATTGAAATTTTGTCTTTAGGGGAAGCTAAAACTCACTGAATACGATCGCGGAGCTCTAAGAACTTATTGAAAGAGTGCCACCACAGGACTTTTCACCACATGCTCTTTCTTATCAACCCAACTCAAATATCCATACAAAACAAATTCGCTCACCACACCTTCCTCTACCTCCACAGTGACAGTAAAGTTGACCTTCTCAAATTTTTCTTTAAATTCCAGAACATCAGGAACCACATGTACTTTGAGTCCTTTGGGGACCTCAACGACTGCGTTATAATACGATATATCATCTCCTACATTTGTCAACGTTCTCTTGAATGTCGAAGAGGAGGAGGAAGTGGCATTCTTGTTGAATACTGCAGTGAAGGAAGGATAGTTTAGACCGTCAGAACCCAAGTCGAGGCCGCTGGAACACGAAACAGGTGCTCCAGTGATTGATTGAATTTGCTGAGTGGTGTAATTAAGACTACAGAGATAGTTGACGTAGTCCTCCACGCTCAGGTCGTAGACAAGTCCAGGATCCATGGCTTTATTAGGATCGACGTGGCCTGCACCCATATCAAAGGGCGTTGCAGCGCTGCCGTTGAAGCCGATGTCGATAATGGCATTGTTGGAATTGTCATGCGTGTAAGAAGTGGTCATTAGAGCAGACTTGATCATCGCAGGACTCCACTCACTGTGAACGGCTTTCATCAGAACCACGAGCCCGGCCACATGGGGACATGACATTGAAGTGCCAGAGACAATGGCATATTTGTCTCCAATAGTTGTGTTTGGAAGCCACGCTGCCAAAATATTTACCCCAGGAGCTGTGACATCGGGTTTCAGAATATTTTGGCTTGGTGGATACGGCCCTCGAGAGGTAAAAGACGCTATCGCAGGTGCAGGCTTCACACCTAGCAACGTCAGACCCAACTGCATTTCCACTACGGGATTTGACGTTGAAGAAACATATTTCACTAGAGCTGCTCCATCTTCCGCATTCAAGACGACTCTGGGCAAAAGGTTGGTAGGAAAAGACATAGCAGGAACATTCGGCGACACTACAACCACTCCTCGGGCTCCTGCAGCTAACAAAACTGGAATAAGCGAAAAGCTCATATTTTTGCACAACAGCACCGTCCCGTTCACTATGACAGGATCGAATGGTCTTAGACATGCAGGGTCTCCGCTTTCGTAAATGAGTTTGCTCTCAGATAGGTGATAGCTCCTATTTTGGTTAGTGTAGAAAGAGGAGCCTTTGGTGATGCTACCATCGCCCAATTTCAAAATAGCTCCAAAGTCTCTATCGATCGTGCTGGCACCTATTGTGAAAATCCATGGGGCTCCGTTGTGCATAATTCCGCGTTGCCCACTGTTGCCTGCAGAGCATACCACAACAACACCTTTCTTTATAGCCGCTAAGGCTCCAATGGCTATAGCATCTTGGAAATAGGGAGGCGAGAGGTAGCCAAATGACATAGACATTACATCAACTCCATCACTAATTGCAGTCTCCATTGCAGCCAATGCATCAGATCCTGTACTGCCGTTGATCCATATGACCTTGTACATTGCAACTCGCGCCGCGGGAGCCACACCACGTGCTTTGCCAGGAGCATAACCGTAGAAATCAACATCTTCCACATAGTTACCTCCTGCAGTAGACGACGTGTGACTTCCATGGCCTTCGAAGTCTCTTGGAGAATCGTAGTCGGCATCAAGGCTGAGCTTCCCGGACATGGCCATCAAGCCTTTGTTGAAGTAGCGCGCTCCTATCAGCTTTTTGTTGCAGAGGGAGGAGTCGAAGTCTGTACCGTTTTGGCAAATCCCCTTCCATCTCGCAGGGACTGGTCCCATTCCATCATCATGGAAACTCTGGCTCTCCGGCCAAATTCCAGTATCCAGCATTCCCACAATTATGTCTTGCCCAAATCGGGACTCTGGCAAAATACCCTTCTCAGGACTGAGTTCAAGAAATTCCGTGGAATGTGTGGTATCCATGGTTGCCAATGAATCTGGAAATGATGATAGATGACCGGGCATCTCCTCGAGCATATCCAGCTGCGACTGTGTTAGCATGGCGCTGAAGCCATGCATTACAGTATCGTAAGTGTAAAGATACAAATCCTCCTCCTCTATGTTCTGCTGGTCCTTTACTCCTTTCACAGATGAAAGAATCCATGTATACCAGTGAACATGAGTAGGGAATTCTCTAGGCATAGCAGACTTATCCATATGGACTATATAGACTGAGGAAGGTTCCATATATTCTACACCCAGAACATAACCAGCCATGAACAAGGCTAAAAGAACAAATGAAACGCTCCTAACATCCATCTCTCTGCAGATCTAGTAGATGGTTTCGAACTGTAATCCTCGTGATTAAATAGGTAACAGGCGACCTTATTGTTACGGTCTAGTGAATGGGTTACTATCATTCTAACAGCATTTCGTTCGCTGTAACACGCTAGCATTAATAATATTTCATATGCGTTCAAACTCAATTTCCTTGATTTGATTTACGTTGAATGCTGATGCATCACCCACCAATTTCAGTCCAAGTATTCCAAGACGATGAACACAAGGCCAGCTCATGTGATGGTTGCCCATATCAGCATCTAATCATAAGTTTATCAGGTTATTGCATACAAAACAACCGCTAGACATTGATTTGAAGCTCCTGCACCAGTTTTTAACTCTCATTAGATTCCAATTGGGAATATTTTTGATAACCCAGCACATCAATTGAAAGGAACATTTGGATAGCGGTTTAGTACTTCAGCCGCTTCATTTCAGAAGATACTTCGAGTATGGAATGCGACGAAAACCGGCATGCTCGAGGTTTCGCTTGCATTTGATAATTCCTTTTATTGGCGAAGCATCTTATTATATATTTGTCGATTTGCCCTTTTGTCCTAATCGCGTATTGCACTAATCTGAAAATGAGGAGAAACGGTACGTCCATTTTCATGACGGTGTGCTGGCACATTGGCTCTTAGGATCATTGCATAATATAAGATACAAGAAAATCCTTAAAATTATGAagcttttaaaattattaaaatgttTGATCATTTAACACGGTGATATttaaatagaatattattttacaatcttaatttgttttaaattttaaatatgattttaatatttttttttgtcataaaattttttaattatttttaaaaattctaattatatattataatctagaagatttcaaattttgaattccattAGTAAGAGACATTGCTTCAAAGTATTGCTTACTCTTATCtctttttaatatctttcaatttctCTCACACTCATATGTATTAATTAATAACATCCACATATTTCATTGTTTattgattaaagataaatattTTAGAAGAAAGCGTTTGGCGGAGCTCTACAACCAAGGGCACACACGAACGGTCCTTGGCTGCAGGTCGGCTCTCTGCCCGGGGGTTCCCAGACCTAGTGGGAGGCCCCCGCATTTACTCTACTCGTGCCTCCATTAATGGAGAAGGAACCTGACGACGATGGGACTAATACCTACAAGGCCTCCAACAATGGCAGAAAAACTTTCAGTCAAGCCGTTCAAGGGCTCCGCACGACCTTTCTAGACGAAGCGAGGTTCAAACCAGAGGCGACCCAAGATGCAGCAGCAACCCAAAATCACGAAGAAGGTGAGGTTGCCTCAGCTCCAAGAGTCATCATTAAACCTAATTCCTCTATGACTGAATGTATTTCTAAAGAGATTGCTAGGCTTAGGGATTCTGCGATTTTTTTAGCAGCCCTTGATGTAGATAAAATACCATCTAGACAATATCTTAATAAATGGTTTCAAGATACTTGGTGTATTAAATTTGGAATTTTGTTTTCGTTCTGTAGAATGTTGCAAAAAGGgctatttcttattttctttaatgaTAAAGAAATGCAGAGGAAGGTTGTAgagaaacaattttggagtatacgTAAGGCCTATTTTAGGGCCGTTCCTTGGACCCCTCTTGCATGTTGGCACTCTCCAACCCTAAATGGGTAGTTATTAAAAATGTCCCCCCATTTTTATGGAACTGTATTTCTAAAATCACGGAACCACTtggaaaagttattaaaattgactCCTCGGCTGCTTTACTACCCCATATGGATGCAAGGGTTCTCATTGCCTTCAACCCTAGAGTAACCTTTCCCTCTGGAATTGACATTTGTATTGAAAACCAGCTATTCTCATCCCCCCTAAAATATTTAGGAGGGATTAATGCATGTCATAGATGTAAAAGAAGTGGCCACTACCTCAAAAACTACCCACTGATGGTGAAGAAAAATGGTACCTCCTTCAAGAAGACCTCCAGTAGAAACCGCCTTCACCCAGATTTGGAAGAAGCTAAAAAGAATGATCCTATTCCCTCTGAATCCCTACCTCTCGACCCATCCTCCCAACCTAGTGTTGTTGAATTAATACCCTCATCTGATCCTACTCCCCCTTTTTCTCAAACACAAACCCACCCCTGCCCTTCCAGTTCTCCTCCCTTAATTGTCGAATCTATACTCAAGTACTAGTTGGCATTAAAAGAAGCTAATGTGGCTACCAGTGAATCTAAATCATTGGAACCAGATAATAACAAAATCTCCACTAATACGGGTGGACCCAAGAAGCAAAATGCTCAGCAAATTGTCCTTGAAAAGTTGAAAATGGCTACAGAACATAGAAAACAGCTTGAATTAACATTAATTAACCAAAAGAAGGATATTGATTCATGTACCATACCCTTCCTCCAAGAGTTGATCGGAGGGGAAGATGGTGATACTCATGTTACCACCAGTGCTACCAAGATGGTTAATCACTCCCCTCATGGACCTAAAGATAAGATAAATGACCCCTTCAGGGATATGAGCATCCCTCATATTGAAAATACTCCATTGGAGACTAAGGATGGAGGGGATACAAAACCACACCCCAACAATCATCCTGAAAGGACCTCTGATATCACTGATGGGGAGGTGGGGCCTACCACTTCTCCTTTTGACCAAACCCTAGAGAAAGGGCATGGTACTGAACCTGGGTTGCAGTCGGATGAAACTGCGACTAGCAATAATGAAAGGGAGACTTCATTTTCCCCTGACCCTAGAACCTTTGAGGTTGGAGCTAAGGATGGGGGAGAAGAGCTAGCtggtaataaaacaaaaaaaaaggaggaaaagatctcctaaGGTAAATAAAGACAATACAACTAGGAAAGAGTCTTTGGGACCTGATCAGCTCTCTGAACTCAAGAAGAAGAGAGGTAGACCAATATCAACTATGGCCTTTGATGCCAGCCATCTTTCTAAACCTGAGGAATGGCCCAAATTTAGGGGACAATCCTGAAGCAACCTCTTAATGATGAAAACCGTCTCATGGAACATCAGGGGATTAGAGGCCCCTTACaggaaatatgtggtcaaaagattTCTAAATATGCACAAGGAAATTGATTGCCTTATGCTCCAAGAACTAAAATCAGTGGGATTCTCTCTAGAAATTGGGATAAAATCCATATGGAGGGAGGCCACCCCCTTCTTCACCAATCACCCTAAGGGAAAGGGTGGAGCTGCAATATTGTTAAATCCTAAATGGACGAATAAAGTTGTCAAATGGGCGCAATCCCCTTGTGATAGGGCAGTATGGGTaatcatacaaaatgaaagtactACATTTGGTCTCTGCTCAAACTATGCATCTAATGACTATCAAGAAAGGGGGGAGATGTGGGAATGGATTGCTAAATTAGAAGACATCCCCTGGCTCTTGGGAGGGGACTTTAACATGGTAATCAATGCACAAGATAAAAAAGGAGGAACAAGGTGGAATGGAAAGATGCGGAGAGAATACACTAGGAGAGGATTGTTAACAAAATGAGATTGACTGACCCAATAGCAAGTAATAAAGGTGAGCACAATTCTATATGGTACACCTAGTGTAACCACCAACAGTACAATAAGAGGGTCTATTGTAGACTAGATAGATTCTACTTGAACAAggatttttttgaaattattaaaaataagGAGGGTGTTCAGTATGCTGTCATACCATATACACTATTTGATCATCACCCCATTATGATTGGGTTAAagataactaattgtaaaatggccCTACCAAGCCCTAGCTCGAATTTTAGAATGAACACTAGCCTGCTAAAGGATGGTGATCTAAAATGTGCAATGTACCTGGTCGAAATGTATAACAAATATGGAAACAGCCAGTTGACAAACATTGATAGATGGAATCAAAATATTACAACTTGGACCTCACTTTGTCAAGTGGTAGGTAAAAAGAAAGCTAAAGATGCCAGAGCATTTGAGATGCAATTGCACAGTGCCTTACAAATGGCAGAATCTGAACTTCAAGAGGATCCGGAAAATGTAACACTCACCAGCCAACTAATCAAGGCCAAAAATGACCTTAGAAGGCTACAAAACTAGAAAATCAAAGGATGGAGAACAAGGGCTAAgctaaactggttagatactgggGATCGAGGATCTAAGTTTTTCTTCCAGATGCTCAAAATGaaacaagcaagagagaaaatagacACCATATGGGAAGAGAATAAGAACCTCTCTAAGCCAAATGAGATTCTAGAGTGCTTTGCTCAGTTTTACAAGCAATTATTCTCTGCAGAACCAGTTAAGGAAGAGCAGGATAATGTAAGAAAATTAGTCATGTCTTTAGTCCCCAAACTCCTTGAGGAAGAAGATAGCAGGATGCTTGAAATAACTATTtctaaagaagaaatcaaagaagctAGAGTGGCCCTCAATAATGACAAATCCCTTGGCCCTGATGGATTCCCAGTGGAATTctacaaagaaaatattgaatggattgtggatgatcTTTATGCTCTATACTTTGAGGCTATTCACATTGGGTCCCTGGGAGAAAACATAAACCAAGGTCTTATCAAGCTCATTCCTAAAGAGGGTGACAAAACCCTAGTTAAGAACTGGAGACCCATTACACTGTTAAATGTGTCATACAAGATTTTAGAAAAATTGATAGCAAGCAGATTGGAAAAAATCTTACCTAAGATTATCAGTACTACACAAACACGGTTTGTCAAAGGATGATATATACTAGAGAACTTAATCACATGTTGGGAATCACACCATTGGGCAAAAGAATCAAGGTAGAATGGAGCTATGTTACTCGTAGACTTCGAGAAAGCTTATGACAGAATAGAATGGGAATATATTATTCAGATGCTCCATTCACTAGGATTCCCCCCTGGGTTctgcaaactggtcaaaacactatTATGTGATGCTCTGTTGAAGTGAATGGGATGAGATCCCCAAAATTTGCACTAACCAGATCTATAAGGCAAAGATGCCCCCTAGCCCCAGCCCTATTTGTCCTAGTTGCTGATGCATTGTTCTACCTACTTAAAGACACCTCTATCACTCCTCCTGTCAGGGGCATATCATTACCTAATAAAAAGGAAATATGTaatgtccaatttgctgatgatactgaaattttaattaaacttgatgaagaGAACCTTGCTACTCTGCtaaaaaatatagatatattttGCCTAGCCTCTGGAAGTAAGATAGCTATGCACAAATCTAACCTACTTGGCTAGGATGATAGCCCCCCAAACTGGctctcaaaattctctctcaacTGGTTGGGCCGTACTCATATTGTAAAATATCTAGGCATCCCATTCTTTGTCCTTCCAAAtttaaaagaaatgtgggaatgggtaaggaataagATAGAGAAGAAGCTCTCTAAATG is part of the Cryptomeria japonica chromosome 10, Sugi_1.0, whole genome shotgun sequence genome and harbors:
- the LOC131859094 gene encoding subtilisin-like protease SBT1.5, producing MDVRSVSFVLLALFMAGYVLGVEYMEPSSVYIVHMDKSAMPREFPTHVHWYTWILSSVKGVKDQQNIEEEDLYLYTYDTVMHGFSAMLTQSQLDMLEEMPGHLSSFPDSLATMDTTHSTEFLELSPEKGILPESRFGQDIIVGMLDTGIWPESQSFHDDGMGPVPARWKGICQNGTDFDSSLCNKKLIGARYFNKGLMAMSGKLSLDADYDSPRDFEGHGSHTSSTAGGNYVEDVDFYGYAPGKARGVAPAARVAMYKVIWINGSTGSDALAAMETAISDGVDVMSMSFGYLSPPYFQDAIAIGALAAIKKGVVVVCSAGNSGQRGIMHNGAPWIFTIGASTIDRDFGAILKLGDGSITKGSSFYTNQNRSYHLSESKLIYESGDPACLRPFDPVIVNGTVLLCKNMSFSLIPVLLAAGARGVVVVSPNVPAMSFPTNLLPRVVLNAEDGAALVKYVSSTSNPVVEMQLGLTLLGVKPAPAIASFTSRGPYPPSQNILKPDVTAPGVNILAAWLPNTTIGDKYAIVSGTSMSCPHVAGLVVLMKAVHSEWSPAMIKSALMTTSYTHDNSNNAIIDIGFNGSAATPFDMGAGHVDPNKAMDPGLVYDLSVEDYVNYLCSLNYTTQQIQSITGAPVSCSSGLDLGSDGLNYPSFTAVFNKNATSSSSSTFKRTLTNVGDDISYYNAVVEVPKGLKVHVVPDVLEFKEKFEKVNFTVTVEVEEGVVSEFVLYGYLSWVDKKEHVVKSPVVALFQ